Proteins from a genomic interval of Leishmania infantum JPCM5 genome chromosome 11:
- a CDS encoding putative proteasome alpha 7 subunit, which produces MSYDRAITVFSPDGHLFQVEYAQEAVKKGLAAVGVLGSDCVVIAVEKKSAVKLQDSRTIRKIYKVDAHIYLAFAGLSADARVLINKAQLECQRFSLNYEDTIDVDMLVRYVAGVQQKSTQSGGSRPFGVATVIGGFNEDGKPHLWKTDPSGMCSAWRAVAIGRHDQTVIEYMEKNYKDGMSRDECVHFAIKSLLEVVESGSRNIELLVLQYKEERYLTEEELQKFVVEVEKEREEEAAKKKRQAEQE; this is translated from the coding sequence ATGAGCTACGATCGCGCCATCACGGTCTTCTCCCCGGACGGGCATCTCTTTCAGGTCGAGTACGCTCAGGAAGCCGTGAAGAAGGGCTTGGCGGCGGTCGGCGTGCTCGGCAGCGACTGCGTTGTGATCGCGGTGGAGAAGAAGTCAGCTGTCAAGCTGCAGGACAGCCGCACCATCCGTAAGATCTACAAAGTGGATGCGCACATCTACCTCGCCTTTGCCGGCCTTTCCGCcgacgcgcgcgtgctcatCAACAAGGCCCAGCTCGAGTGCCAGCGCTTCTCGCTCAACTACGAGGACACCATCGACGTGGACATGCTCGTGCGCTACGTGGCCGGGGTGCAGCAGAAGTCGACGCAGAGCGGCGGAAGCCGCCCGTTCGGCGTGGCCACGGTGATTGGGGGATTCAACGAGGACGGCAAGCCACACCTATGGAAGACAGACCCATCTGGCATGTGCTCTGCCTGGCGTGCCGTCGCCATCGGCCGCCACGACCAGACGGTGATTGAGTACATGGAGAAGAACTACAAGGATGGCATGTCGCGCGACGAATGTGTGCACTTCGCGATCAAGTCGCTGCTGGAGGTAGTGGAGAGCGGCTCGCGCAACATCGAGCTGCTGGTACTGCAGTACAAGGAGGAGCGCTACCTGACcgaggaagagctgcagaAGTTTGtcgtggaggtggagaaggaaagggaagaggaagcagcgaagaagaagcgccaGGCAGAGCAGGAGTAG
- a CDS encoding putative pterin-4-alpha-carbinolamine dehydratase, giving the protein MRRAALLCAPKAFSAPAVTQALQSLPGWRVNGNNQNAIERDYVFADFAEAMRYMNTVAPVCEKMQHHPRWSNVYNRLHVQLTTHDAGNKVTQADVDLAKAMNAAYEAMRAH; this is encoded by the coding sequence atGCGTCGAGCCGCTCTTCTATGTGCGCCCAAGGCCTTCTCGGCACCGGCGGTCACCCAGGCACTTCAGTCGCTCCCGGGTTGGAGGGTGAACGGCAACAACCAAAACGCCATCGAGCGGGACTATGTCTTTGCCGACTTCGCAGAGGCGATGCGCTACATGAACACTGTCGCGCCCGTTTGTGAAAAGATGCAGCACCATCCGCGCTGGTCAAACGTCTACAACCGCCTGCACGTGCAGCTGACGACGCACGACGCCGGCAACAAGGTGACGCAGGCGGACGTGGATCTGGCAAAGGCCATGAACGCGGCGTACGAAGCGATGCGCGCGCATTGA